One Thermodesulfobacteriota bacterium DNA window includes the following coding sequences:
- a CDS encoding MFS transporter — MHFKDDRVYYGWYIVGAAFVILFFNAGARYAFGVMFKPMIREFGWGRGAVSLVFFVNMVVFALTLLVTGKLYDRYGPKWVIVLSTLFLSAGFALTSAIQSLGQFFLSYGILAAIGVAGTAVPFMATVTSKWFEKRRGLAISLALSGNSLGHFALVPLFSLFTLTYGWRTLYLTIGLVILMVNLLLAFLVIRGDPQQLGLKPFGQEEKKAGLKGDPIPSTRPEDFGLKQAMKTRSYWLFVAIMFICGGGDYFATTHLIPLATDHGVSPQTAGNMLGWYGLMSLAGILVAGPAADRVGNKIPIFFTFLLRVFLYLLVHQVKTLPSLFLFAFLFGFTHLVTAPLTPMLIGKLYGVSSLGLLTGFVNTIHFLGGGFWAYLAGLIFDLTGTYQLAFVLLACAAGLAALFSLGIVERRHVLTHNRPFIA; from the coding sequence ATGCACTTTAAAGACGATCGGGTCTACTACGGGTGGTATATCGTGGGGGCGGCCTTCGTCATCCTCTTCTTCAATGCGGGCGCCCGGTATGCCTTCGGGGTCATGTTCAAACCGATGATCAGGGAGTTCGGTTGGGGCCGGGGAGCGGTCTCCCTTGTCTTCTTCGTGAACATGGTCGTCTTCGCCCTCACCCTCCTTGTGACCGGAAAGCTCTATGACCGCTATGGCCCCAAATGGGTGATCGTCCTCTCCACCCTCTTCCTCTCGGCCGGTTTTGCCCTGACCTCGGCCATCCAGTCCTTGGGCCAGTTTTTCCTCTCCTATGGAATCCTGGCTGCCATCGGGGTGGCAGGCACCGCGGTCCCCTTCATGGCCACGGTCACGAGCAAATGGTTCGAAAAGCGCCGCGGGCTCGCGATCAGCCTGGCCCTCTCGGGAAACTCCCTCGGCCATTTTGCACTGGTGCCCCTCTTCAGCCTCTTTACGCTGACGTATGGATGGAGGACGCTCTACCTCACGATCGGATTGGTCATCCTGATGGTCAATCTCCTGCTCGCCTTCCTCGTCATCCGGGGCGATCCCCAGCAACTGGGCCTGAAACCCTTCGGACAGGAGGAAAAGAAGGCGGGCCTCAAGGGAGATCCCATTCCTTCCACAAGGCCAGAGGACTTCGGTTTGAAGCAGGCGATGAAGACCCGCTCTTACTGGCTCTTTGTGGCGATCATGTTCATCTGCGGCGGAGGCGACTACTTCGCCACCACCCACCTCATCCCCCTTGCTACGGACCACGGGGTTTCGCCCCAGACCGCAGGAAACATGCTGGGCTGGTATGGTTTGATGAGCCTGGCCGGGATTTTGGTGGCCGGCCCCGCGGCAGATCGGGTCGGGAATAAGATACCTATCTTTTTCACCTTCCTGCTTAGGGTCTTTCTCTATTTGCTGGTGCACCAGGTTAAGACCCTACCCTCCCTTTTCCTCTTTGCCTTTCTCTTTGGGTTTACCCATCTCGTCACCGCGCCTTTGACCCCTATGTTGATCGGGAAACTCTACGGAGTGAGTTCCCTCGGCCTCCTCACCGGCTTTGTGAACACAATCCACTTTTTAGGTGGAGGTTTCTGGGCCTATCTCGCCGGCCTCATCTTCGATCTCACCGGAACCTATCAACTGGCCTTCGTCCTCCTGGCATGTGCTGCTGGCCTTGCCGCTCTTTTCAGTCTCGGCATTGTAGAAAGGAGGCATGTTCTAACGCACAATAGACCTTTCATTGCATAA
- a CDS encoding archaemetzincin family Zn-dependent metalloprotease, producing MPYIDIVPIGKVDETLLFFLREDLFDTFNIETRIRHKSFELSSVYDPSRNQYNSSGLLLQLIQDPPPETLRILGVTELDLFIPIFTFLFGEAQLNGIGSIVSAHRLHNPFYGLPEDLSLLQSRLFKESVHELGHTFGLIHCFNLRCVMNTSTYVEDIDQKSERFCRSCQRQILQWKAERDL from the coding sequence ATGCCCTATATTGACATCGTCCCCATCGGCAAGGTCGATGAAACCTTACTCTTCTTCCTCCGGGAAGACCTCTTCGACACCTTCAACATCGAGACCCGAATCCGTCACAAATCCTTCGAACTCTCCTCGGTCTACGACCCCTCGCGGAACCAGTATAACTCGAGCGGCCTGCTTCTGCAGCTCATCCAGGATCCTCCTCCGGAGACCTTGAGGATCTTGGGCGTGACCGAACTGGACCTCTTCATCCCCATCTTCACCTTTCTCTTCGGCGAGGCCCAGCTCAACGGGATCGGGTCGATCGTCTCCGCCCATCGCCTCCACAACCCCTTCTACGGCCTTCCGGAAGACCTCTCCCTCCTGCAGAGCCGGCTCTTCAAAGAGAGCGTCCACGAACTGGGACATACCTTCGGTCTCATCCACTGTTTCAACCTGAGGTGTGTGATGAACACCTCGACCTACGTGGAAGACATCGACCAGAAATCGGAACGCTTCTGCCGGTCCTGCCAGCGGCAGATCCTCCAGTGGAAGGCCGAAAGGGATCTCTAA
- a CDS encoding elongation factor P codes for MLPASEVKAGMVLSIDQSLYKVLSAEYHMGGGKMGGLVHVKLEEIRSGLLMERKFKPDEKLKEVELDRKTLEFLYEDSEGVVMMDPESFEQITLPKALMESFSPFLQPNMRFPVEFLEEEPVHIIFPEWVELEVVSTPPSLSSLPDEVYKPATLSNGMQIQVPQFIKEKDVVKVSVATKKYLERVKR; via the coding sequence ATGCTACCGGCATCCGAGGTCAAAGCAGGGATGGTTCTTTCGATCGATCAGTCCCTCTACAAGGTTTTATCCGCAGAATATCATATGGGGGGAGGAAAGATGGGGGGCCTCGTCCATGTAAAGCTCGAAGAGATTCGGTCAGGGCTTCTCATGGAACGAAAATTCAAACCGGATGAAAAGTTAAAAGAAGTGGAACTCGACCGAAAGACATTGGAATTCCTCTACGAGGATTCGGAGGGGGTGGTCATGATGGATCCTGAATCTTTCGAGCAAATTACCCTTCCCAAGGCTCTCATGGAATCTTTCTCCCCCTTCCTCCAACCCAACATGAGATTCCCCGTAGAATTTCTGGAAGAGGAGCCTGTCCATATCATCTTTCCTGAGTGGGTGGAACTGGAAGTCGTCTCCACGCCCCCGAGCCTCAGCAGCCTTCCCGACGAGGTCTACAAACCCGCAACGCTCTCCAATGGCATGCAGATCCAAGTGCCCCAGTTCATCAAGGAGAAGGATGTTGTGAAAGTTTCCGTCGCCACGAAGAAGTACCTTGAGCGAGTGAAACGCTGA
- a CDS encoding WYL domain-containing protein produces the protein MGSAMGSKNVYERFIWFDHQVRSKKYPNASRLATQFEISQKTAQRDIDFMRDRLFCPFRYDKSRKGYFYTDETFSLPMIYLSTEELSSLLIARKILKDISGGTSGPEISSIVDKITNLLQRHSISPDAIEETFSFHFIEYSPTPEPVFKTVLEGCLKKKRLSITYYSPASEEKNERTVEPYHLLNYMGTWHLIGYCHLRGEVRDFALNRILNATVLPKSFKIPSNFNFRDYFLSTFGLYKGKAVQEVTLRFTPEKSKWIRSQIWHRDQKTTLHEDGSLEISFPVSDFSEVKREILKHGSDVEVLKPKMLRDWIKSESLKISELYR, from the coding sequence GTGGGATCGGCCATGGGGTCGAAGAACGTCTATGAACGGTTCATCTGGTTCGACCATCAGGTGCGGTCAAAAAAGTATCCCAATGCCAGCCGTCTTGCGACCCAATTCGAGATCTCCCAAAAGACGGCCCAGCGGGATATCGATTTCATGCGAGACAGGCTCTTCTGCCCCTTTCGTTACGACAAGAGCCGGAAAGGATATTTTTACACCGACGAAACCTTCTCCCTCCCGATGATCTATCTCTCTACCGAGGAGCTTTCGTCCCTTCTCATCGCAAGAAAGATCCTCAAGGACATCAGCGGCGGGACCAGCGGCCCTGAAATCTCCTCCATCGTCGACAAGATCACCAATCTCCTCCAGAGGCACTCCATTTCTCCAGATGCGATCGAAGAGACCTTCTCCTTCCACTTCATCGAATATTCTCCGACTCCCGAGCCCGTCTTCAAAACTGTTCTGGAGGGCTGCCTGAAGAAGAAGCGTTTGAGCATCACCTACTACTCGCCGGCCTCCGAGGAGAAGAACGAGAGGACGGTCGAGCCCTACCATCTCCTCAATTATATGGGGACCTGGCACCTGATCGGGTACTGCCATCTCAGGGGCGAGGTGAGAGATTTCGCCCTCAACCGGATTTTGAATGCCACGGTCTTGCCAAAATCTTTTAAAATCCCTTCAAATTTCAATTTTAGAGACTACTTCCTCTCCACCTTCGGCCTCTACAAGGGAAAGGCCGTCCAAGAGGTGACCCTTCGGTTCACCCCTGAAAAGTCGAAATGGATCCGGTCCCAGATCTGGCACCGCGATCAGAAGACCACACTCCATGAGGATGGGTCCCTTGAAATCAGCTTCCCTGTTTCTGACTTTTCTGAGGTAAAAAGGGAGATCTTAAAACACGGAAGCGATGTGGAGGTTCTGAAGCCCAAAATGCTCCGGGACTGGATAAAATCCGAATCCCTCAAAATCTCAGAGCTTTATCGTTAG
- a CDS encoding sigma-54 dependent transcriptional regulator, with amino-acid sequence MENQNIGILIVDDEFSVRDSLYNWFQVEGYRVDTAADATEALKKLQEAPWDIVLLDIKMPGMDGIELHKHIKRIDKTIAVIIITAYATVDTAVEAMKDGAFDYISKPVDPDKLSILIRNAINQRRLVAENLQLKQKVEELSLQDEIVGESPQIKKILEMIDVVAQTDATVLIRGESGTGKELVAQAIHSKSNRRYFPIISINCGALTEGLLESELFGHEKGAFTGAQYKRKGKLEMANGGTIFFDEIGNIPLKMQMDLLRVIETKQFTPLGSNKVIHVDFRVIAATNTDLEKAVEEKTFREDLYYRLNVFSIHIPPLRERAMDIPLLAHYFLKKYAQSMNKKVTEISPEAMKILTEYDWPGNIRELRNCIERALVVVGKKERIEKEDIFLPHLSRPVLPEAESLEEMEKVHIQRVLERTGWNITKSAEILKIDRVTLYNKIKKYHLQK; translated from the coding sequence ATGGAGAACCAGAACATCGGCATCTTGATCGTGGATGATGAGTTTTCGGTCAGGGACTCCCTCTACAACTGGTTCCAGGTCGAAGGCTACCGGGTCGACACGGCCGCCGATGCGACCGAGGCCTTGAAGAAGCTCCAGGAGGCCCCCTGGGACATCGTCCTGCTCGACATCAAGATGCCCGGGATGGACGGGATCGAACTTCACAAACACATCAAGAGGATCGACAAGACGATCGCCGTGATCATCATCACCGCCTACGCCACGGTCGATACGGCCGTGGAGGCGATGAAGGACGGGGCCTTTGATTACATCTCCAAGCCCGTCGATCCCGACAAGCTTTCGATCCTGATTCGAAATGCGATCAATCAGAGGAGGCTTGTGGCCGAAAACCTCCAGCTGAAGCAGAAGGTCGAGGAGCTCTCCCTTCAGGACGAGATCGTCGGCGAGAGTCCGCAGATCAAGAAGATCTTGGAGATGATCGACGTGGTGGCCCAGACCGATGCCACGGTCCTGATCCGGGGGGAGAGCGGGACGGGAAAGGAGCTGGTCGCCCAGGCGATCCACAGCAAGAGCAACCGGCGATATTTCCCCATCATCTCCATCAATTGTGGGGCTCTGACCGAAGGGCTTCTGGAGAGCGAGCTCTTCGGCCATGAGAAAGGCGCCTTCACCGGCGCCCAGTATAAACGGAAGGGGAAGCTGGAGATGGCCAACGGAGGGACCATCTTCTTCGACGAGATCGGGAACATCCCCCTCAAGATGCAGATGGATCTCTTGCGGGTCATCGAGACGAAACAGTTCACCCCTCTCGGAAGCAACAAGGTCATCCACGTCGACTTCCGCGTGATCGCGGCCACCAATACCGATCTTGAAAAGGCGGTGGAAGAGAAGACGTTTCGGGAGGATCTCTACTACCGATTGAACGTCTTCTCCATCCACATCCCGCCTCTGCGGGAACGGGCGATGGACATCCCCCTTCTCGCCCACTACTTTCTCAAAAAGTATGCCCAGTCGATGAACAAGAAGGTGACTGAGATCTCACCGGAGGCCATGAAGATCCTGACCGAATACGACTGGCCAGGCAACATCCGGGAGCTGAGAAACTGCATCGAGAGGGCTTTGGTGGTGGTGGGCAAGAAGGAGCGGATCGAGAAGGAGGACATCTTCCTTCCTCACCTGAGCCGGCCGGTTCTTCCCGAGGCGGAATCCCTGGAGGAGATGGAGAAGGTTCACATCCAGAGGGTCCTGGAGCGGACCGGTTGGAATATCACGAAGTCGGCCGAGATCCTGAAGATCGACCGGGTGACCCTTTACAACAAGATCAAGAAATATCACTTGCAGAAGTAG